In Hippocampus zosterae strain Florida chromosome 3, ASM2543408v3, whole genome shotgun sequence, a genomic segment contains:
- the dnajc24 gene encoding dnaJ homolog subfamily C member 24 — protein sequence MMANDNSYSTGMCEIAEKDLYSVLGASPSDSVHQLRHRYQKLVLQCHPDRLGDVCDSEAESGRRKFLEVDAAWKILSEHKTRKLYDQKRRAQELQQAWPVDSTVLLEHMTWNNDECVYTYCCRCGGQFIFSEEELPSRQGNDGQEKTNDSQHVVVCCDTCSLSVYVKLP from the exons ATGATGGCGAATGACAACAGCTATTCCACAG GTATGTGTGAGATAGCAGAGAAGGATCTGTATTCTGTTCTCGGAGCCAGCCCTTCAGATTCAGTCCACCAGCTCCGACATAGATATCAGAAACTCGTTTTACAg TGCCACCCTGACCGGCTTGGAGATGTGTGTGACTCAGAAGCTGAGTCTGGTAGGAGGAAGTTTCTTGAAGTTGATGCAGCCTGGAAAATCCTCTCAGAGCACAAAACTAGGAAGCTATATGATCAAAAGCGGAGAG CTCAAGAACTTCAACAGGCCTGGCCAGTTGACTCTACAGTCTTACTGGAGCACATGACCTGGAACAATG ATGAGTGTGTGTATACGTATTGCTGCCGCTGTGGTGGACAATTCATCTTTTCAGAAGAAGAGTTGCCATCGAGGCAAGGGAATGACGggcaagagaaaacaaatgatagCCAACATGTGGTGGTGTGCTGCGATACTTGTTCTCTCAGTGTTTATGTTAAACTGCCGTGA